From a region of the Balaenoptera ricei isolate mBalRic1 chromosome 11, mBalRic1.hap2, whole genome shotgun sequence genome:
- the SLC29A1 gene encoding equilibrative nucleoside transporter 1 isoform X1 — MSPKKSLQQAPEGGSYQPGITKNAITMTTSHQPQDRYKAVWLIFFMLGLGTLLPWNFFMTATAYFTNRLDMSQNASLVPAEPSKDIQASASPSAPSPERNYLSAIFNNVMTLCAMLPLLLFTCLNSFLHQRIPQSVRILGSLVAILLLFLITAILVKVPLDAPPFFVITMIKIMFINSFGAILQGSLFGLAGLLPASYTAPIMSGQGLAGFFASVAMICAIASGSELSESAFGYFITACGVIILTIACYLGLPRLEFYRYYQQLKLEGPGEQETKLDLISKDPSTTCHPPGEESKAGPEEAGVSAPNSQPANESHSVCAILRNILVPALSVCFVFTITIGMFPAVAAEVKSSIAGTSAWRDYFIPVSCFLTFNIFDWLGRSLTAFTMWPGKDSRWLPILVLARLAFVPLLLLCNVHPRHNLAVIFEHDAWFIFFMAAFAFSNGYLASLCMCFGPKKVKPAEAETAGAIMAFFLSLGLALGAIFSFLFRAIV, encoded by the exons ATGTCCCCTAAGAAGTCCCTGCAG CAAGCACCGGAGGGAGGAAGCTATCAGCCAGGCATAACCAAGAACGCCATCACCATGACAACCAGTCACCAGCCTCAGGACAG GTACAAAGCCGTCTGGCTTATCTTCTTCATGCTGGGTCTGGGGACGCTGCTGCCCTGGAATTTTTTCATGACAGCCACTGCG TATTTCACAAACCGCCTGGACATGTCCCAAAATGCGTCCTTGGTCCCTGCTGAACCGAGCAAGGACATCCAGGCCTCGGCCAGCCCCTCAGCACCCTCGCCAGAGCGGAACTATCTCAGCGCCATCTTCAACAACGTCATGACCTTATGTGCCATGCTGCCCCTACTGCTGTTCACCTGCCTCAACTCCTTCCTGCATCAGAG GATCCCCCAGTCTGTGCGGATCCTGGGCAGCCTGGTGGCCATCCTGTTGTTGTTCCTGATCACTGCCATCCTGGTGAAGGTGCCCCTGGATGCTCCGCCCTTCTTTGTCATCACCATGATCAAGATCATGTTCATTAACT CGTTCGGTGCCATCCTGCAGGGCAGCCTGTTTGGCCTGGCCGGCCTCCTGCCCGCCAGCTACACAGCCCCCATCATGAGTGGTCAGGGCCTGGCAGGCTTCTTTGCCTCTGTGGCCATGATCTGCGCCATCGCCA GTGGCTCGGAGCTGTCGGAAAGTGCCTTCGGCTATTTTATCACAGCCTGTGGGGTTATCATTTTGACGATCGCCTGTTATCTGGGCCTGCCGAGGCTG GAATTCTACCGCTATTACCAGCAACTCAAGCTCGAAGGGCCTGGGGAGCAGGAGACCAAGCTGGACCTCATTAGCAAAG ATCCTTCCACAACCTGTCACCCCCCAGGAGAGGAGTCAAAAGCAGGCCCAGAGGAGGCTGGAGTTTCAGCCCCCAACTCTCAGCCCGCCAACGAAAGCCACTCTGTCTGCGCCATCCTCAGAAAT ATCTTAGTCCCGGCTCTCTCCGTCTGCTTCGTCTTCACCATCACCATTGGGATGTTTCCTGCCGTGGCTGCTGAGGTCAAGTCCAGCATTGCGGGCACCAGCGCCTGGA GAGACTACTTCATTCCTGTGTCCTGTTTCTTGACTTTCAATATCTTTGACTGGCTGGGCCGGAGCCTCACAGCCTTCACCATGTGG CCTGGGAAGGACAGCCGCTGGCTGCCGATCCTGGTGCTGGCCCGGCTGGCCTTCGTGCCCCTGCTGCTGCTGTGTAACGTCCATCCCCGCCACAACCTGGCTGTGATCTTTGAGCACGATGCCTGGTTCATCTTCTTCATGGCTGCCTTCGCCTTCTCCAACGGCTATCTCGCCAGTCTCTGCATGTGCTTTGGGCCCAA GAAAGTGAAGCCAGCCGAGGCAGAGACAGCTGGAGCCATCATggccttctttctgtctctgggcCTGGCGCTGGGGGCTATCTTCTCCTTCCTGTTCCGGGCAATCGTGTGA
- the SLC29A1 gene encoding equilibrative nucleoside transporter 1 isoform X2, translating into MSPKKSLQQAPEGGSYQPGITKNAITMTTSHQPQDRYKAVWLIFFMLGLGTLLPWNFFMTATAYFTNRLDMSQNASLVPAEPSKDIQASASPSAPSPERNYLSAIFNNVMTLCAMLPLLLFTCLNSFLHQRIPQSVRILGSLVAILLLFLITAILVKVPLDAPPFFVITMIKIMFINSFGAILQGSLFGLAGLLPASYTAPIMSGQGLAGFFASVAMICAIASGSELSESAFGYFITACGVIILTIACYLGLPRLEFYRYYQQLKLEGPGEQETKLDLISKGEESKAGPEEAGVSAPNSQPANESHSVCAILRNILVPALSVCFVFTITIGMFPAVAAEVKSSIAGTSAWRDYFIPVSCFLTFNIFDWLGRSLTAFTMWPGKDSRWLPILVLARLAFVPLLLLCNVHPRHNLAVIFEHDAWFIFFMAAFAFSNGYLASLCMCFGPKKVKPAEAETAGAIMAFFLSLGLALGAIFSFLFRAIV; encoded by the exons ATGTCCCCTAAGAAGTCCCTGCAG CAAGCACCGGAGGGAGGAAGCTATCAGCCAGGCATAACCAAGAACGCCATCACCATGACAACCAGTCACCAGCCTCAGGACAG GTACAAAGCCGTCTGGCTTATCTTCTTCATGCTGGGTCTGGGGACGCTGCTGCCCTGGAATTTTTTCATGACAGCCACTGCG TATTTCACAAACCGCCTGGACATGTCCCAAAATGCGTCCTTGGTCCCTGCTGAACCGAGCAAGGACATCCAGGCCTCGGCCAGCCCCTCAGCACCCTCGCCAGAGCGGAACTATCTCAGCGCCATCTTCAACAACGTCATGACCTTATGTGCCATGCTGCCCCTACTGCTGTTCACCTGCCTCAACTCCTTCCTGCATCAGAG GATCCCCCAGTCTGTGCGGATCCTGGGCAGCCTGGTGGCCATCCTGTTGTTGTTCCTGATCACTGCCATCCTGGTGAAGGTGCCCCTGGATGCTCCGCCCTTCTTTGTCATCACCATGATCAAGATCATGTTCATTAACT CGTTCGGTGCCATCCTGCAGGGCAGCCTGTTTGGCCTGGCCGGCCTCCTGCCCGCCAGCTACACAGCCCCCATCATGAGTGGTCAGGGCCTGGCAGGCTTCTTTGCCTCTGTGGCCATGATCTGCGCCATCGCCA GTGGCTCGGAGCTGTCGGAAAGTGCCTTCGGCTATTTTATCACAGCCTGTGGGGTTATCATTTTGACGATCGCCTGTTATCTGGGCCTGCCGAGGCTG GAATTCTACCGCTATTACCAGCAACTCAAGCTCGAAGGGCCTGGGGAGCAGGAGACCAAGCTGGACCTCATTAGCAAAG GAGAGGAGTCAAAAGCAGGCCCAGAGGAGGCTGGAGTTTCAGCCCCCAACTCTCAGCCCGCCAACGAAAGCCACTCTGTCTGCGCCATCCTCAGAAAT ATCTTAGTCCCGGCTCTCTCCGTCTGCTTCGTCTTCACCATCACCATTGGGATGTTTCCTGCCGTGGCTGCTGAGGTCAAGTCCAGCATTGCGGGCACCAGCGCCTGGA GAGACTACTTCATTCCTGTGTCCTGTTTCTTGACTTTCAATATCTTTGACTGGCTGGGCCGGAGCCTCACAGCCTTCACCATGTGG CCTGGGAAGGACAGCCGCTGGCTGCCGATCCTGGTGCTGGCCCGGCTGGCCTTCGTGCCCCTGCTGCTGCTGTGTAACGTCCATCCCCGCCACAACCTGGCTGTGATCTTTGAGCACGATGCCTGGTTCATCTTCTTCATGGCTGCCTTCGCCTTCTCCAACGGCTATCTCGCCAGTCTCTGCATGTGCTTTGGGCCCAA GAAAGTGAAGCCAGCCGAGGCAGAGACAGCTGGAGCCATCATggccttctttctgtctctgggcCTGGCGCTGGGGGCTATCTTCTCCTTCCTGTTCCGGGCAATCGTGTGA
- the SLC29A1 gene encoding equilibrative nucleoside transporter 1 isoform X3, whose amino-acid sequence MTTSHQPQDRYKAVWLIFFMLGLGTLLPWNFFMTATAYFTNRLDMSQNASLVPAEPSKDIQASASPSAPSPERNYLSAIFNNVMTLCAMLPLLLFTCLNSFLHQRIPQSVRILGSLVAILLLFLITAILVKVPLDAPPFFVITMIKIMFINSFGAILQGSLFGLAGLLPASYTAPIMSGQGLAGFFASVAMICAIASGSELSESAFGYFITACGVIILTIACYLGLPRLEFYRYYQQLKLEGPGEQETKLDLISKDPSTTCHPPGEESKAGPEEAGVSAPNSQPANESHSVCAILRNILVPALSVCFVFTITIGMFPAVAAEVKSSIAGTSAWRDYFIPVSCFLTFNIFDWLGRSLTAFTMWPGKDSRWLPILVLARLAFVPLLLLCNVHPRHNLAVIFEHDAWFIFFMAAFAFSNGYLASLCMCFGPKKVKPAEAETAGAIMAFFLSLGLALGAIFSFLFRAIV is encoded by the exons ATGACAACCAGTCACCAGCCTCAGGACAG GTACAAAGCCGTCTGGCTTATCTTCTTCATGCTGGGTCTGGGGACGCTGCTGCCCTGGAATTTTTTCATGACAGCCACTGCG TATTTCACAAACCGCCTGGACATGTCCCAAAATGCGTCCTTGGTCCCTGCTGAACCGAGCAAGGACATCCAGGCCTCGGCCAGCCCCTCAGCACCCTCGCCAGAGCGGAACTATCTCAGCGCCATCTTCAACAACGTCATGACCTTATGTGCCATGCTGCCCCTACTGCTGTTCACCTGCCTCAACTCCTTCCTGCATCAGAG GATCCCCCAGTCTGTGCGGATCCTGGGCAGCCTGGTGGCCATCCTGTTGTTGTTCCTGATCACTGCCATCCTGGTGAAGGTGCCCCTGGATGCTCCGCCCTTCTTTGTCATCACCATGATCAAGATCATGTTCATTAACT CGTTCGGTGCCATCCTGCAGGGCAGCCTGTTTGGCCTGGCCGGCCTCCTGCCCGCCAGCTACACAGCCCCCATCATGAGTGGTCAGGGCCTGGCAGGCTTCTTTGCCTCTGTGGCCATGATCTGCGCCATCGCCA GTGGCTCGGAGCTGTCGGAAAGTGCCTTCGGCTATTTTATCACAGCCTGTGGGGTTATCATTTTGACGATCGCCTGTTATCTGGGCCTGCCGAGGCTG GAATTCTACCGCTATTACCAGCAACTCAAGCTCGAAGGGCCTGGGGAGCAGGAGACCAAGCTGGACCTCATTAGCAAAG ATCCTTCCACAACCTGTCACCCCCCAGGAGAGGAGTCAAAAGCAGGCCCAGAGGAGGCTGGAGTTTCAGCCCCCAACTCTCAGCCCGCCAACGAAAGCCACTCTGTCTGCGCCATCCTCAGAAAT ATCTTAGTCCCGGCTCTCTCCGTCTGCTTCGTCTTCACCATCACCATTGGGATGTTTCCTGCCGTGGCTGCTGAGGTCAAGTCCAGCATTGCGGGCACCAGCGCCTGGA GAGACTACTTCATTCCTGTGTCCTGTTTCTTGACTTTCAATATCTTTGACTGGCTGGGCCGGAGCCTCACAGCCTTCACCATGTGG CCTGGGAAGGACAGCCGCTGGCTGCCGATCCTGGTGCTGGCCCGGCTGGCCTTCGTGCCCCTGCTGCTGCTGTGTAACGTCCATCCCCGCCACAACCTGGCTGTGATCTTTGAGCACGATGCCTGGTTCATCTTCTTCATGGCTGCCTTCGCCTTCTCCAACGGCTATCTCGCCAGTCTCTGCATGTGCTTTGGGCCCAA GAAAGTGAAGCCAGCCGAGGCAGAGACAGCTGGAGCCATCATggccttctttctgtctctgggcCTGGCGCTGGGGGCTATCTTCTCCTTCCTGTTCCGGGCAATCGTGTGA